The following are encoded in a window of Plasmodium vivax chromosome 10, whole genome shotgun sequence genomic DNA:
- a CDS encoding hypothetical protein, conserved (encoded by transcript PVX_080595A), producing the protein MNVRKGILNYLTLHSTIVRRNHHRSYHKECRQQGSPHGMEKNSKMKNVRPNYFVCIPLSGNKALVEEFLKVQNHVASKFEMLKECAIERNKFHISLLILHVKKSQMESSKEAFHEAMAEIKKLNHQAISFDTLETFRNDVLYAGLQEGSRKYVMNVIALLRDSFAKRDIHIFGNRKGREEARGKKRASGASDKSAANPIDKSAANPSDKSAAPPGTHERDDKEQITPHVTIMKNSYLRKIYANRKPQIFADYYADFNLSKLKNERVVPNKIQFLEMDTDSATSYYRIIAECGLP; encoded by the coding sequence atgaATGTAAGAAAAGGCATCCTAAATTACTTAACTCTGCATAGCACCATCGTCCGGAGGAACCACCACAGAAGCTATCACAAGGAATGCAGGCAGCAGGGCAGCCCCCAcgggatggaaaaaaacagcaaaatgaaaaacgtgAGGCCCAATTATTTTGTATGCATCCCCCTGTCAGGCAACAAAGCCTTAGTGGAGGAATTCCTCAAAGTGCAAAACCACGTCGCTTCGAAATTTGAAATGCTCAAAGAATGTGCAATTGAGAGAAACAAGTTTCACATCTCTCTCCTCATTTTACACGTGAAGAAGTCCCAAATGGAGTCCTCCAAGGAGGCCTTCCACGAAGCCATGGCGGAAATTAAGAAGCTCAACCATCAAGCCATTTCCTTCGACACACTGGAAACCTTTCGAAACGACGTTTTGTATGCGGGGCTGCAGGAGGGCAGCCGCAAGTACGTAATGAATGTGATAGCTCTCCTGAGGGACTCCTTCGCCAAGCGGGACATACACATCTTCGGCAACCGCAAGGGTAGGGAGGAGGCccgggggaagaagcgcgcGAGCGGCGCGTCCGACAAGAGTGCAGCTAATCCAATTGACAAAAGTGCAGCTAACCCATCTGACAAAAGTGCAGCCCCCCCCGGCACACACGAACGCGACGACAAAGAGCAGATAACCCCCCACGTGACCATCATGAAAAACTCCTACCTGAGGAAAATCTACGCCAACAGGAAGCCCCAGATTTTCGCCGACTACTACGCCGACTTCAACTTGTCCAAACTGAAAAATGAGCGGGTTGTTCCAAACAAAATACAGTTCCTCGAAATGGACACGGATTCAGCAACGTCATACTATCGAATCATCGCTGAATGTGGCCTTCCTTAA